AGGACGTTTCTAGCCTTGGACAGTGATTGTACCAACCATACCAGCACCACGGTGAGGTTCGCAATAAAAGGTGTAGTCACCAGCAGGTGCGTCTGCGGCGAAAGTGGTTGTTTCTTTTTGACCAGCACTCATCAGCAATTTCTTATGAGAAAGAGATTTTGCTAAATCGGCATTCTTGGAAGGGTTTTTGGCAGGATCAAACACAACGTTGTGGGGAGGAACTTTATTGTTTACCCATTCAATTGTGTCACCTGGTTTAATTGTCAACTTTTTCGGTTCAAATGCTAGCAGTCCTTTATCAGTACCCAATTTCACCTGGTATGTTTCAGCCGAAGCGCTGGGAGTAAAAACTGCAAAGCTGCTAACAACTAAAAGGATTGTCAACACAGCTAAACTAAAGCGTCGCAAGCTTGCCGAAATCAATTTCATGGCTCTCTCCTAACAAACAATTTTTTTTCCTTTCTCATTTTAAATAAAATCAACACCAAATATGACAATCTGTCATAGATACAATTTTTTTTTAATAAATGGGGAGCAATTTATTGCAAAAATCGGTGAAATCAGTAGGGAATGGGGAAGGGGAAAGGGGGAATGGATACTTCCCAATGCCCAATGCCCTATTCCCAATGCCCTATTCCCAATGACTCAGTTGCAGGATTTAGTAATAGATTTTTCCGCCTCCCCACTTAGTGCCAACGATTTTGGGTTGTATGAGGATATGACCAGCGATCGCTTCCAAGTCCTCATCTGTCAGATTTCGCATTGCTGTGAAAATATCTGCACTCTTGATACTGGGGTGG
The Nostoc punctiforme PCC 73102 genome window above contains:
- the petE gene encoding plastocyanin yields the protein MKLISASLRRFSLAVLTILLVVSSFAVFTPSASAETYQVKLGTDKGLLAFEPKKLTIKPGDTIEWVNNKVPPHNVVFDPAKNPSKNADLAKSLSHKKLLMSAGQKETTTFAADAPAGDYTFYCEPHRGAGMVGTITVQG